Proteins from a genomic interval of Xylocopa sonorina isolate GNS202 chromosome 4, iyXylSono1_principal, whole genome shotgun sequence:
- the LOC143422923 gene encoding cytochrome P450 9e2: MEVLPLTTFELLLIGLIVIGSAKFISMVYRQCSYWKNSKVPYVWAFPVFGTAWRLLFQRISFRDYCTFIYNYYSDVRYVGVMDFATPTVVIKDPELIREIGVKSFEHFPNHRSFVTEEMDPIFGKNLFSLKDERWKIMRNILSPSFTTSKIKFMFNLVSNCSRDFVNYLHDHPDCCSMVEAKNIFTRYTNDVIATVALGISVNSMKDPDNELYKKGLDVSRFSGVFRLIKFMLFRLNPHLTRMVGFTFLSQATSKFFWDLITETVRTRRKQRIIRPDMIHLLMQAKNSDEITSSEMSIDYIVAQAFIFFLAGFDTVSTVLSHTIYELALHQDIQERLREEVDRYLIEGNGEISYESLSKMEYMEMVISESLRMHPATMLTDRLCTQQFQLPPAGPGYNSVTVHPGENIWFPIYTLHHDPKYFSDPEKFDPERFNKENMHKIDPYAYIPFGVGPRKCIGNRFALMEVKVLLVHLIQKFVIKPNERTSVPLVYKKGSFTLAPQDGFWFTLEKRNSLTVD, encoded by the coding sequence ATGGAGGTATTACCTCTGACAACTTTCGAGTTATTGCTGATCGGTCTGATCGTCATCGGTTCGGCAAAGTTCATTTCAATGGTGTATCGACAATGCAGTTATTGGAAGAACAGCAAAGTTCCATACGTTTGGGCATTTCCCGTGTTCGGCACCGCTTGGAGGCTTCTTTTTCAACGCATTAGTTTCCGAGATTACTGTACGTTCATTTACAATTACTACTCGGACGTAAGATACGTCGGGGTGATGGATTTTGCAACGCCAACCGTGGTCATAAAAGACCCAGAATTGATCAGAGAAATCGGTGTAAAGAGTTTCgagcacttcccaaatcatcgaAGTTTCGTTACCGAGGAAATGGACCCGATTTTCGGGAAGAATCTGTTCTCTTTGAAGGATGAACGTTGGAAGATCATGAGGAACATACTGAGCCCATCCTTCACGACTAGTAAAATTAAATTCATGTTCAATTTGGTGTCCAATTGTTCTCGTGATTTCGTTAACTATTTGCACGATCATCCAGATTGTTGCTCAATGGTGGAGGCGAAAAATATCTTCACCAGATACACAAACGACGTGATCGCCACGGTAGCCTTAGGGATAAGCGTGAACTCGATGAAGGATCCAGACAACGAATTGTACAAGAAAGGACTCGATGTCTCGAGGTTTAGTGGTGTATTTCGTTtaataaaattcatgctgttccGATTGAATCCACATCTGACAAGAATGGTTGGGTTCACGTTTCTATCTCAAGCAACGTCCAAGTTTTTCTGGGATCTGATCACTGAAACTGTGAGAACAAGGCGGAAACAACGTATCATCAGACCAGATATGATTCATCTTTTAATGCAAGCCAAGAACTCGGATGAGATCACTTCATCCGAGATGAGCATCGATTATATCGTGGCTCAGGCGTTCATCTTCTTCCTGGCTGGTTTCGATACAGTTTCTACCGTGTTGAGCCATACGATTTACGAGCTAGCTTTGCATCAGGACATTCAGGAACGGTTAAGAGAAGAAGTGGATCGCTACTTAATTGAAGGAAACGGGGAAATCTCTTACGAGTCTCTGTCGAAAATGGAGTACATGGAAATGGTAATATCCGAATCGCTTAGAATGCATCCCGCAACTATGTTGACCGATCGACTTTGCACGCAACAGTTCCAATTGCCCCCAGCTGGGCCTGGCTATAATAGCGTGACAGTACATCCTGGTGAAAATATTTGGTTCCCCATATATACACTTCATCATGATCCAAAATACTTCTCCGATCCGGAGAAATTTGATCCCGAGCGTTTTAATAAAGAAAACATGCATAAGATCGATCCGTACGCGTATATACCTTTCGGAGTAGGCCCTCGAAAATGCATTGGCAATCGATTCGCGTTGATGGAAGTGAAGGTTTTATTAGTTCATCTGATACAGAAATTTGTTATTAAACCTAACGAAAGAACGTCGGTTCCTCTTGTATATAAGAAAGGTAGTTTTACATTAGCACCGCAAGATGGATTCTGGTTTACGTTGGAGAAAAGAAATTCGTTAACTGTGGATTAA
- the LOC143422925 gene encoding rac guanine nucleotide exchange factor JJ, protein MNTPRSPQILLSSELKKVINDRNVLSMRSRMRVLNSLNEDNQKQFEEKEKNLRFQAIQEILTTEVTYLRQLEILMEFFIQPLFERNLLNHSLLSTLSENVKTLYNVSGELVKELKRDPQNIAGAFHKLAPFFKLYSVYAYDYEQVLSLLQAKQENDFVFKDFINGQETRPEVGKKLPSLLITPIQRVPRYKLLLQEVLQHTPVKHKEYNLLQVCLVEVEKAARHINTLIEQHEETQKLLKLQKYIANPINLIKPGRKLIKQGALMRVSRRGSSAYRRYFVLLNDTLLYCKGDPENTLTICCVLPLNKCKVESVLSGGLFRVTCLNETLLLYSEKDDSNLWIEAMQSAIKKYVECRQTLRKDSSSRKPLRHSNLNLFPSDSIPVVAGKRKRSNEETEVNLDASKIMYLKKDNEADADIQSENSCLLFLQKFKRFKTDNSSNHIECYKQNFNYRITDKENVHLTKYNVPCLSPTTSTSFKQDSSTFKSISEFFVSLGSSLKEFFRFR, encoded by the exons ATGAATACTCCAAGATCTCCACAAATTCTTCTAAGTTCTGAATTAAAGAAAGTAATAAACGATAGAAATGTTTTAAGTATGCGAAGCCGTATGAGAG TTTTAAATAGTTTAAATGAAGACAATCAAAAACAATTTGAAGAGAAGGAGAAAAATTTAAGATTTCAAGCTATCCAAGAAATTTTAACAACAGAAGTTACTTACTTGAGGCAATTAGAAATCTTGATGGAG TTTTTTATACAGCCTCTGTTTGAGAGAAACTTATTAAATCACAGCTTACTTTCAACATTATCTGAAAATGTAAAAACATTATACAATGTTAGCGGAGAATTAGTAAAAGAATTAAAACGAGATCCACAAAATATTGCTGGTGCATTTCACAAACTTGCtccattttttaaattatactcTGTTTATGCTTATGATTACGAGCAAGTTTTATCATTGCTACag GCTAAACAAGAAAATGATTTTGTATTTAAAGATTTTATTAATGGGCAAGAAACAAGACCAGAAGTTGGTAAAAAATTACCTTCACTACTAATTACACCAATACAAAGGGTACCGAGGTATAAGTTACTCTTGCAGGAAGTTCTTCAACATACACCTGTTAAACATAAAGAATATAATCTCTTACAAG tATGCTTAGTAGAAGTTGAGAAAGCTGCAAGGCACATAAATACCTTAATTGAGCAACACGAGGAGACACAGAAGTTATTGAAGCTTCAAAAATATATTGCGAATCCAATTAATTTGATAAAGCCTGGAAGAAAATTAATTAAGCAAGGAGCATTAATGAGAGTCTCAAGACGAGGAAGTTCTGCATACAGAAGATATTTTGTTCTTCTTAATGATACTTTATTGTACTGTAAAGGTGATCCAGAAAATACCTTGACCATTTGTTGTGTTTTACCATTAAACAAATGCAAGGTTGAATCTGTCCTGAGTGGTGGACTGTTTCGCGTTACTTGTTTAAATGAAACTCTCTTATTATATTCTGAAAAAGATGATAGCAATTTATGGATAGAAGCAATGCAGAGTGCTATAAAAAAG TATGTAGAATGTAGACAAACATTAAGGAAAGACAGTAGCTCAAGAAAACCATTAAGGCATAGCAATCTCAATCTATTTCCATCTGACAGTATACCAGTAGTTGCTGGTAAAAGAAAAAGATCAAATGAAGAAACTGAG GTCAATCTAGATGCGTCAAAAATTATGTATCTAAAGAAAGATAATGAAGCAGATGCAGATATTCAATCAGAAAACAGTTGTTTACTATTTTTACAAAAATTTAAAAGATTTAAAACTGATAACAGTTCTAATCACATTGAATGTTACAAACAAAATTTCAATTAT AGAATTACAGATAAAGAAAATGTACATTTAACAAAATACAATGTACCATGTTTGTCTCCTACTACTTCCACAAGTTTTAAACAAGATTCATCAACGTTCAAATCTATCAGTGAGTTCTTTGTTTCTCTCGGTTCATCTTTGAAAGAATTCTTTAGGTTTAGATGA